The genomic interval CACTCATCATTCAAATCGGCTTGAGGAAATtgacgcaggcagcggcggccgccagcagACGGGCATATGCACCACAGTCCCCAGGAGCgggggcagcagcgccagtTGCCTTGAGCCTCAGTCTTACACTCATGGCACAGCATGGAGCGGTCTACACATTCGAGTGCTCTTCAAAACAGCCCACGAGCCTACCATATCACGACCTCGAGGAACTACACCATCCGGTGGGGACAGTCAGgcaagaaaagagaaaataCGCGATCAGGAGGGTAAGTGCCCAGTACTAGAGGGGTTCTTCGGCGCCTTTGAGGCACACTGCATCGACGTCATGGGAGAGAGGCTTCCGCATGTCGAGggcgtcttcttttccgGAGTAATAGcctttctctgtcttccaCACGCGGTAGCCAAGCTTCCTGTAGAAGTTCACGGCCACGGTATTCGACACTCTAACGTAGAGGTCGACATAGTAGCATTTGAACTTCATCTCTGAAATGTTTTCCAAGAAGGACATCAGCTTCTGCGCGAGGCCACACTTGCGGAACTCCGGTGCAACCGACAGCGCGGTCACGTGTCCATGCCAGTCCATACCCGTTCCCTCGACTTTGCCTGGACACAGCACCATCTCACAGCGCACGCAGTGGAAAACCACTGCGCCGAAAGGCCACGCATCGCCGGAAAACGTCAACCGACCCGCGCTGGAAACTGGGGGGCACCAGTCCCGCATGCAGTCCTTGCACAGCTCCACGTCTGAGTGGCATGGGCGTCTCTGAGCAGTCCCAAGAGGAGAGACCggaaggcaggcgacgaaAGAGGAACTGCGCACAGgcttccgcgcccgcgtcgcatCCACCAACAAAAAACCAGACTACTCAGCTGGCAACCGACACACACAGAACAGTAGAGGGgacgctccagcgcgccaCGCCCCAACGTGAAGTGCGCATTCGCCCTCAAAGATCTGTcaaatacatgtatatagatgtatatgtgtgcatgTATGAATGCTTGTATGCACGTATGCATTTAGCTATtaatgcatgcatgtatgaCGTATCGGAGCCGGTGCTGCTCGCCACCTGAGCTCGTAATAGGCGCCACCCCACAGTCGTAGACATTGCACAGAAGCGCGTCAGCTACCCCGCGATAGACACTCTTGCAAAATGTGAGCGAATGACCCCTTCAAGGAGAGCCACGCGCTCCTCGATAGTGCCCGGGGTCGATTACGCGCGTTGAATGCCCTGTATACGAGACACCTGGCTTCCCGTAGCAATATGAAATCAGGCAGGATTCAAAGATCACAAATCACACCGAATGTGCACACGCACGTGCGCGTTGAAGTCTGTGAGCGCAGACAGAACATGTGTGGCAGCTTTTATGGGCTGAAGCCTGCGCAAAACCTGAGAATGCCGGCGTACAGATGCGACGCCCGACTTTCACTCCTTACCCATGATGTACCCTGCGATAGTTCCATCTGGTGCGTCAGCAACAATGCAGAGCTCGGGCCAGTTGGAAAGGTACCGGAGATAGAAACTCTGCAGAAAGGTCTCAGTGAATCCGTCCAAGTTGACGGAGTTGAATTTGAAGAGGTCTCCTGCAGTCATGGGCCGGAAGCAGCTCATTTTATAAGCCGATGGCGCAAGGAACCAAGAGCAGGATTGCCCTCTGGACCAGAGAACATGGAGAGTGTTGTTGTAGGTCGGGTTTTGGTTTCTGGCCGCGTAGCCGACGCTATCGGTGTTGTCGCTGGAATATGCTAAGGAGGAAGGCGCTTCACCGCGGAGCCGAGGGAGGACGGAAGTTGGAACCGACCCCTGAAAGATGTTGAGCCTCTCACAGAAGCTCTGATGAGAACCGCTAGTGGCGTTGAAAATATTAGTAGCATTTCCCGTTGAGGTCGAATCATAAAAACGCTGTGTCGTGGTCTGG from Besnoitia besnoiti strain Bb-Ger1 chromosome XI, whole genome shotgun sequence carries:
- a CDS encoding n-acetyltransferase family protein (encoded by transcript BESB_020180); this translates as MSCFRPMTAGDLFKFNSVNLDGFTETFLQSFYLRYLSNWPELCIVADAPDGTIAGYIMGKVEGTGMDWHGHVTALSVAPEFRKCGLAQKLMSFLENISEMKFKCYYVDLYVRVSNTVAVNFYRKLGYRVWKTEKGYYSGKEDALDMRKPLSHDVDAVCLKGAEEPL